One window from the genome of Oncorhynchus nerka isolate Pitt River unplaced genomic scaffold, Oner_Uvic_2.0 unplaced_scaffold_4094, whole genome shotgun sequence encodes:
- the LOC115127726 gene encoding LOW QUALITY PROTEIN: olfactory receptor 14J1-like (The sequence of the model RefSeq protein was modified relative to this genomic sequence to represent the inferred CDS: inserted 1 base in 1 codon) gives MSLITYLLIITVNLTLIITIIQEKGLHEPMYIFLCSLCINGLYGTAGFLPQVLTDLQSDVQVISYSGCLIQTFVIYTSVMCEMSILTVMSYDRYXAICRPLLYHTIVTSLTCQIVRTCVKSAKGRIKFTQTCVPHLITIFMFITVTLFDNLQGWNSNVNITLNMRNAMAVQFLVIPPVFNPVIYGLNLQQIRRAVFRK, from the exons ATGTCTCTTATCACATACCTTCTCATCATCACTGTGAATCTGACTCTGATCATAACAATCATTCAGGAGAAAGGTCTCCATGAGCCCATGTATATATTTCTGTGTAGTCTATGTATCAATGGATTGTATGGAACTGCTGGTTTTCTACCCCAAGTTCTTACTGACCTTCAGTCAGATGTTCAGGTGATATCTTATAGTGGATGTTTGATTCAAACCTTTGTAATATACACATCTGTCATGTGTGAAATGTCTATTCTAACAGTGATGTCTTACGACAGGT GTGCGATATGCAGACCACTACTATATCATACCATTGTGACATCTTTAACT TGTCAGATTGTCAGGACTTGTGTAAAGTCAGCTAAGGGAAGGATTAAGTTCACACAGACTTGTGTGCCACATTTAATAACAATATTTATGTTCATCACAGTGACCCTGTTTGACAATTTGCAAGGATGGAATAGTAATGTAAATATTACACTAAATATGCGTAATGCAATGGCCGTACAATTCCTTGTTATACCACCTGTCTTTAACCCTGTCATATATGGACTTAACCTCCAGCAGATTCGAAGGGCAGTTTTTAGAAAGT